The following coding sequences lie in one SAR324 cluster bacterium genomic window:
- the uppP gene encoding undecaprenyl-diphosphatase UppP, which translates to MTTWFQALVLGIVQGLTEFLPISSTAHLRIVPHLLGWNDPGAAFSAVIQLGTLLSVLIYFRTDILKLLQATLQSIVRKNLLYSDESRMAWGIAVGSIPIVFLGLGFKHYIETDARSLTIIGSALIVLAIGLYASEHFSRQNLPLNQLSIPQMVMVGLFQALALIPGCSRSGSTIMGGLIAGLNRADAARFSFLLGLPAIAGSGLFELKELLESGLGETGVISLLIGIGTSFLVGYLSIEFLLRFLKRYGTLTFVIYRIILGSLILALWT; encoded by the coding sequence ATGACCACATGGTTTCAGGCACTGGTACTGGGTATCGTCCAGGGGCTTACCGAATTTCTCCCCATCAGCAGCACCGCCCATTTGCGAATTGTTCCTCATCTGCTTGGCTGGAATGATCCCGGTGCCGCGTTTTCAGCAGTGATTCAGCTTGGGACGCTGCTATCCGTTCTGATCTATTTCCGCACTGATATTCTGAAACTGCTTCAAGCGACTCTGCAAAGCATTGTTCGTAAAAATCTGCTCTATTCTGATGAATCACGAATGGCCTGGGGCATTGCGGTGGGCAGTATCCCCATTGTTTTTCTCGGACTCGGGTTCAAGCATTATATTGAAACTGACGCCCGGAGCCTGACCATCATTGGCAGTGCGCTGATCGTGCTGGCCATTGGACTTTATGCCTCAGAACATTTTTCCAGACAAAATCTTCCCCTGAATCAATTGAGCATCCCTCAAATGGTGATGGTCGGCCTGTTTCAGGCACTGGCATTGATTCCCGGTTGTTCTCGTTCCGGCTCAACCATTATGGGTGGACTCATTGCCGGACTGAATCGAGCTGACGCGGCACGGTTCTCGTTTCTTCTGGGATTGCCAGCCATTGCGGGAAGCGGTCTGTTTGAACTGAAAGAATTGCTGGAAAGCGGTCTTGGCGAAACCGGCGTGATCTCCTTGTTGATTGGCATTGGCACCTCGTTCCTTGTGGGTTATCTTTCCATAGAATTCCTGCTACGTTTCCTTAAACGTTATGGCACCCTCACCTTTGTGATTTACCGCATCATTCTTGGCAGTTTGATTCTCGCACTCTGGACCTGA
- a CDS encoding carboxy terminal-processing peptidase produces the protein MKKTLLVLGGWLFISGFCFTASANDEPPLNGAIVRPIAQRFVEMHYSQQPLDDVISVRMFQIYMNLLDPGHYYFMEADINEFRRYEKSLDDLIQQGNIEIALQIFTRFKTRLNERLQMTETFIKEDFDFKKDATWELDRKDVPYPKDQKDAQSIWRTKMKFDLLQLTLGGSTMEEAKERLLKRIRSAWKDYSHYKDNDVVSLYMNALTSAYDPHSSYLSPQELKNFDITIKLSLEGIGAVLRWEDGYTVVNSIVPGGAAYRDGRLKVNDRIIGVAQGTEPFESVIDMRLNDVVQLIRGERGTKVRLQIIRKNETGNSTVLIEILRDQIVLKDGEAQAEVFTPTLVTETGKPEATSVPKKIKVGVINLPSFYIDFNGRRENPDSYKSSSRDVATHLETFKKQNVDGVILDLRNNGGGGLDEAISMAGLFVGANPVVIVNQSGGRQYIHRSREKAVYEGPLLVLLSRFSASASEILAGALQDYHRAILVGDKTTFGKGTVQNIAQLPEDYGALKITIAQFYRVSGWSTQNRGVESDIVLPSITNEREIGESTLPNALPWKSIDAVNYAPVSKVDKYLPQLRKHSQERTKNSEFFQKIQKNIQEYVTQIKPRKYTSILEIQKDYEKRDEPKPETETIEGEIPEHADSQETKSIIVKDQYLEESIQILEDYIQMLQVESSRKTQIFGKRS, from the coding sequence ATGAAAAAAACGTTGTTGGTTCTTGGCGGATGGTTGTTCATCTCTGGATTCTGTTTCACTGCGTCAGCAAATGACGAACCACCGCTGAATGGCGCAATTGTTCGGCCAATCGCGCAAAGATTTGTGGAAATGCATTATTCGCAGCAACCGTTGGATGATGTGATTTCAGTCAGGATGTTTCAGATTTATATGAACTTGCTGGATCCGGGACATTATTACTTTATGGAAGCAGACATCAATGAATTCCGCCGATATGAAAAATCACTCGATGACCTGATCCAGCAAGGAAATATTGAAATTGCCCTCCAGATTTTTACCCGCTTTAAAACCCGGTTGAATGAACGTTTGCAAATGACCGAAACGTTCATCAAGGAAGATTTTGATTTTAAAAAAGATGCCACATGGGAACTGGATCGCAAGGATGTGCCTTATCCCAAAGACCAGAAAGATGCTCAGTCCATCTGGCGAACAAAGATGAAATTCGATTTGTTGCAACTCACCTTGGGTGGTAGCACCATGGAAGAAGCCAAAGAGCGTCTGCTCAAGAGAATTCGAAGTGCCTGGAAAGATTATTCACATTATAAAGATAATGATGTGGTGTCATTGTATATGAACGCCTTGACATCGGCTTATGATCCGCACTCTTCCTACCTGTCACCGCAAGAACTCAAAAATTTTGATATCACCATCAAATTGTCTTTGGAAGGCATCGGCGCGGTGTTGCGCTGGGAAGATGGCTACACGGTGGTCAATTCCATTGTGCCGGGCGGAGCCGCCTATCGGGATGGCCGACTCAAGGTCAATGACCGGATTATCGGGGTGGCCCAGGGGACAGAACCCTTTGAAAGCGTCATTGACATGCGGTTGAATGATGTGGTTCAGTTGATTCGGGGAGAGCGCGGAACGAAGGTCAGACTTCAAATCATACGAAAAAATGAAACCGGCAACAGCACCGTGCTGATTGAAATTCTTCGTGATCAGATTGTGCTGAAAGATGGTGAAGCACAGGCTGAAGTTTTTACCCCGACGCTGGTGACTGAAACAGGAAAACCCGAAGCAACCTCAGTTCCAAAAAAGATCAAGGTGGGAGTGATCAATCTGCCTTCCTTCTATATTGATTTCAATGGCCGCAGGGAAAATCCCGACAGTTACAAAAGTTCTTCACGAGATGTAGCAACGCATTTGGAAACCTTCAAAAAACAAAATGTCGATGGGGTGATTCTGGATCTCCGGAACAATGGTGGCGGTGGTTTGGATGAAGCCATTTCAATGGCAGGTCTGTTTGTCGGCGCGAATCCAGTGGTGATTGTCAATCAGTCCGGTGGCAGGCAATATATTCATCGGAGTCGTGAAAAAGCGGTTTATGAAGGCCCACTTCTGGTTTTGTTAAGTCGCTTCAGCGCCTCAGCATCCGAAATTCTGGCAGGAGCTCTACAGGACTATCATCGTGCGATTCTGGTTGGTGACAAAACCACCTTCGGAAAAGGAACCGTTCAAAACATCGCTCAGTTGCCTGAAGACTATGGCGCACTGAAAATCACGATTGCCCAGTTCTACCGGGTTTCAGGCTGGTCGACTCAAAACCGTGGCGTGGAGTCGGATATTGTGTTGCCGTCCATCACCAATGAACGGGAAATCGGAGAATCAACCTTGCCAAACGCATTGCCCTGGAAATCCATTGACGCGGTCAATTACGCACCTGTCAGCAAGGTGGATAAATATCTGCCACAACTGCGGAAACACTCGCAGGAACGTACAAAAAACAGCGAATTTTTTCAGAAAATTCAAAAAAATATCCAGGAATACGTCACCCAGATCAAACCAAGAAAATACACCTCCATTCTTGAAATTCAGAAAGATTATGAAAAGCGCGATGAGCCAAAACCGGAAACTGAGACGATAGAAGGCGAGATTCCTGAACACGCGGATTCACAAGAAACGAAATCAATCATTGTCAAAGATCAGTATCTGGAAGAATCCATCCAGATTCTGGAAGATTATATCCAGATGCTCCAGGTTGAGAGTTCCCGGAAAACACAAATTTTCGGTAAACGTTCCTGA
- the hpt gene encoding hypoxanthine phosphoribosyltransferase — protein sequence MSQKLESPSLDVLISESAIQQRVRELGRQVSADYHNRELHLVGVLTGAFLFMADLSRALEISPVVHFIQASSYGDSTSSSGNVHLSHALKLAGKHVLVVEDILDTGLTLAKILQDFRSYNPASLEICTLLNKNRSRTVSIMPKYNGFMIEDEFVVGYGLDLAGRYRTLPHIAVIQP from the coding sequence ATGTCGCAAAAGTTGGAATCTCCGTCGCTGGATGTGCTGATCTCGGAATCAGCCATTCAACAGCGTGTTCGCGAATTAGGCCGTCAAGTTTCAGCAGATTACCACAACCGTGAGTTACATCTTGTCGGTGTGCTGACGGGTGCCTTTTTGTTCATGGCAGATCTGTCCCGTGCCCTTGAAATCTCTCCTGTTGTCCATTTTATCCAGGCCTCCAGTTATGGTGATTCGACCTCTTCTTCAGGGAATGTTCATTTGTCTCATGCTCTGAAACTGGCAGGCAAGCATGTGCTGGTTGTGGAAGATATCCTCGACACCGGACTCACGCTGGCAAAAATTCTTCAGGATTTTAGAAGTTACAACCCTGCCTCGCTCGAAATCTGCACGCTGTTGAACAAGAATCGTTCACGGACAGTTTCCATTATGCCCAAATACAATGGATTTATGATTGAAGATGAGTTTGTCGTAGGCTATGGACTGGATCTGGCCGGACGGTATCGGACATTGCCGCATATTGCTGTTATCCAACCCTGA
- a CDS encoding glycosyltransferase: protein MPLVSVILPTWNRASWLSASIDSVLTQTFRDFELIVVNDGSTDDTSRLLEQYGAEIKVIDLPENRGVSYARNRGLDQATGEWLAFLDSDDQWLPQKLEKQLRRYREQPQVKIHFTDEIWIRNGIRVNPMKKHQKHEGWIFIPGLSLCLMAPSAIMIHRDIFEACGNFDEQLPVCEDYDLWLRITARYPVALLNEKLMIRYGGHEDQLSCRSWGNDRYRVQSLKKILETVPLSAEYRQAAIEKLIEKSRILAQGFGRHGDPELSKYYAELATTFQNSGWRSDSFEQ from the coding sequence ATGCCTCTCGTCAGTGTCATTCTGCCAACATGGAACCGTGCGTCATGGTTGTCTGCGTCCATTGATTCTGTGTTGACTCAGACTTTCAGGGATTTTGAACTCATAGTGGTGAACGACGGTTCCACCGATGACACCTCCCGATTGCTTGAACAATATGGTGCTGAAATCAAAGTGATTGATCTTCCTGAAAACAGGGGGGTGAGCTATGCCCGCAACCGGGGACTGGATCAGGCAACAGGCGAATGGCTGGCGTTTCTTGATTCTGATGACCAGTGGTTGCCTCAAAAACTGGAAAAACAACTCCGCAGATACCGGGAACAGCCACAGGTCAAAATTCATTTTACCGATGAAATCTGGATCAGGAACGGGATCAGAGTGAACCCCATGAAAAAACATCAAAAGCATGAAGGCTGGATATTTATTCCCGGTTTGTCGCTGTGCCTGATGGCACCTTCCGCAATTATGATCCATCGGGATATTTTTGAAGCCTGCGGTAATTTTGATGAACAACTCCCGGTTTGTGAGGATTATGATTTATGGTTGAGAATTACAGCCCGATATCCCGTGGCGTTGCTCAATGAAAAACTGATGATTCGTTATGGCGGACATGAAGATCAACTATCCTGTCGCAGTTGGGGCAATGACAGGTACCGTGTGCAATCTTTGAAAAAAATTCTGGAGACGGTGCCTTTAAGCGCTGAATATCGTCAGGCGGCCATTGAAAAACTGATTGAAAAATCCAGGATACTGGCACAAGGATTTGGTCGTCACGGAGACCCTGAATTGTCAAAATATTATGCGGAGCTTGCGACAACTTTCCAGAATTCCGGTTGGCGGTCAGATTCTTTTGAACAATGA